The following proteins are co-located in the Stieleria sp. JC731 genome:
- a CDS encoding dockerin type I domain-containing protein, which produces MSPMFSKRRLPNHSPRSTWRRKLRLESLCARVVFDGAGLGVSDPLPWFDPGTLTFSYAPDGTEVAGQQNSLFATLAGLATESVWKQEFESAFAAWLDPLGAHLSESADSGESFGIAGRTQGDTRFGDIRIAAVPLSNSVLATSVPHSAIAQGTWAGDILLNSDAQWDNLETLFTVVLHEMGHVLGLPHSSDPDSVMFRHGIQNVSAPSQADIDWLRDLYAGVKFEDAEGNETDSEASTVTFTDTTGAFDPSSAIVLAPAVSSAIRYSANGNVVDLETPVVFRLAPTPNPAKDLENLTITLHPTSKSRLVADIKVLDASGRTVESQVLHHSHGDVVVQAQGIEDDQPYYIVVNQSQTIHDVATGGAFELIVDLSPELRRSRHAGDVELDHETPILEQSFSVPTPRLLHVHLVSEGNINLDNSIVAQLVDHTDQVLSQTWVNSGESRSAPLTFLPAGDYRIRFIHVGGDSESSSVAASVYLDDLSLDVGPPVVDPTGTPYLPCDEPGADPLYCYSYGPVSTYPPYQPIDPVSFYPESYPWWYEYDFACSDYAGQDLENAQTQDPLWWEFYLGQCADPGMPPSQQPTLPTDPGNDPSNSGSTNGATTGSGPTENGTPIQQGSPLQNSVYPFDVSGDNVVSPSDALLVINEISLHGSRNAEVINAFTSYYVDVNGDLFITPIDALLIINSLARQLNLPEGESAPLSRTQADLSIGLNQNLDVAIGQLF; this is translated from the coding sequence ATGAGCCCCATGTTTAGCAAGCGACGACTTCCTAATCATTCACCACGCAGTACTTGGCGCCGCAAACTGCGGTTGGAGTCGTTATGCGCGAGGGTCGTTTTCGATGGGGCCGGGTTAGGCGTTTCAGATCCTCTTCCTTGGTTCGATCCAGGAACATTGACGTTTAGTTATGCCCCTGACGGTACGGAAGTCGCCGGCCAACAAAATAGCCTGTTTGCGACACTCGCTGGTCTAGCAACCGAATCGGTTTGGAAGCAGGAATTCGAATCTGCGTTCGCAGCCTGGCTTGATCCATTGGGAGCACATTTGTCGGAGTCTGCTGATTCGGGTGAGTCATTCGGGATAGCCGGCCGAACTCAGGGTGATACACGATTTGGCGATATTCGCATCGCCGCGGTTCCTCTTTCTAACAGTGTGTTAGCGACTTCGGTTCCGCACAGCGCGATCGCTCAAGGAACATGGGCGGGAGACATCCTGCTCAATTCCGATGCTCAGTGGGATAACTTGGAAACCCTTTTCACCGTTGTTCTTCATGAGATGGGACACGTCTTAGGGCTTCCTCATAGCTCAGATCCTGACTCTGTCATGTTCCGCCATGGTATTCAAAATGTGTCCGCGCCCTCACAAGCCGATATCGATTGGCTGCGCGATCTATATGCCGGCGTCAAATTTGAAGACGCTGAAGGCAACGAGACCGACTCAGAAGCGTCCACGGTAACCTTCACTGATACGACAGGTGCCTTCGATCCGTCGTCTGCAATTGTTCTGGCCCCAGCGGTCAGTTCCGCTATCCGATACTCGGCCAACGGAAACGTCGTCGACTTAGAGACGCCTGTGGTATTTCGGCTCGCCCCCACACCGAACCCGGCAAAGGATTTAGAGAATCTGACAATTACGCTACATCCGACTTCCAAGAGTCGTCTAGTCGCTGACATCAAAGTGCTTGATGCTTCAGGCCGAACGGTGGAATCACAAGTATTGCATCATAGCCACGGCGATGTTGTTGTTCAGGCACAAGGTATCGAGGATGACCAACCCTACTATATTGTGGTAAATCAGTCGCAGACAATTCATGATGTTGCAACAGGTGGTGCATTTGAATTGATCGTGGACCTGTCACCTGAATTGCGGCGCTCTCGCCATGCGGGCGATGTCGAACTTGATCACGAGACACCTATTCTAGAGCAGTCATTTAGCGTGCCTACACCACGTTTATTGCACGTCCATCTTGTCTCCGAAGGAAATATTAATCTCGACAATTCGATCGTCGCACAATTGGTCGATCACACAGATCAAGTTCTCTCACAAACATGGGTTAATTCAGGTGAATCACGATCGGCGCCACTAACTTTTTTGCCAGCCGGCGACTACCGAATCCGATTTATTCACGTTGGTGGAGACTCTGAATCCTCGTCGGTAGCGGCGAGTGTCTATTTGGATGATTTGTCACTCGACGTCGGCCCCCCAGTCGTCGATCCAACTGGAACCCCGTATCTTCCATGCGATGAACCGGGCGCCGATCCTCTCTATTGCTATTCCTACGGTCCGGTTTCAACCTATCCGCCCTATCAGCCCATTGATCCGGTCTCCTTCTACCCTGAAAGCTATCCTTGGTGGTACGAATACGACTTTGCTTGCAGCGACTATGCCGGGCAAGACCTAGAGAATGCCCAGACGCAAGATCCACTATGGTGGGAGTTTTATCTGGGGCAGTGTGCAGACCCCGGGATGCCGCCAAGCCAACAACCCACGCTACCCACCGATCCTGGCAACGATCCAAGTAACTCCGGTTCGACAAATGGTGCTACAACCGGATCAGGCCCGACCGAAAATGGGACACCAATTCAACAAGGTAGCCCACTGCAGAACTCTGTTTATCCCTTTGACGTCTCAGGTGACAACGTTGTTTCACCCTCCGATGCTCTTCTAGTGATCAATGAAATCTCACTTCACGGATCAAGGAACGCCGAAGTCATCAATGCCTTCACCAGCTACTATGTTGACGTCAATGGCGATCTCTTCATCACGCCGATTGATGCACTACTGATCATAAATTCTTTGGCCAGACAACTTAATTTGCCCGAAGGTGAATCGGCACCGCTCAGTCGAACGCAAGCTGATCTTTCTATCGGGTTGAACCAGAACCTCGACGTCGCGATCGGTCAGCTTTTTTGA
- a CDS encoding kelch repeat-containing protein has product MMKSIPFLKSSRKRTRKTGKRVFRRNLSTERLENRALLAGIVWSEGPTLLEPRAEAVAVQTGTDRTYLLGGGLSTVEVLSSATDHWIAAQGSPKNPTGPAATFVGGNVLVFGGRYGDQATEEAFDYDYLAGDSEDIANLPTPRYDHAFATDGLGGAFAIGGIERSGEPVFDIVERYDLAADTWTETAPLPEPRVNAVATYDGNGHILVFGGSSDEAGTALQSSVISYDVTSDQWTTRTSMPVPTTESAIAVDSDGVIYLVGGKDASGPTGIVQVYDPLSNSWSTETALPAPIYSAAAMVDSDDRLNVIGGYSDDGTTLGDTWRSQPLHLPDEVPVITTHAKTFGAADQSYVYDVNATGNPPPTYALVSAPAGMSIDGQTGIITWAPTDAQVGTQSVIVRAENRAGSFDQSYDINVAGDTTAPTVPQSFQVTNVSETTADLTWDASFDAKGVDHYTIYVGYRCGWRGRNTCYRVFEDNVIGTGMTLADLTGSYKLRVAAFDAAGNKSGLSSLVAFSMQTPPRLLKYDVPGYRTAADATANFEMRTRIYTSGNPAPTMRLVSGPENLTFDPATGLVSWTPTATQLGTHEAIIEATNEVSTVSLSLPITVTADLPVLSFSASPASGVGSIVPREPVVITTFDASRTPSTFEILSGSTGAVIDPLTGAITWTPEYGDVGVTSIEVKATNAAGSTISNALVHTSFVSEPTSITIAGDMTLEPTVSWNAPSAGAVEEIAGYKILLYRRYRWGRAWRTEQITIDSAGTSTTAALTGMKENVPYKVYVTPYDALGNNGIRSSEAITFSYTPSLPRLTYSIAGFNDTTSVVALQPMTIQISDINPMSVGTTFELVAGPSGLAVDRTTGLVNWTPDLSASGTTINATIRATNTLGSRTITIPVNVLFSGSVLNLSAVRDGNTVHASWDPPSTNADPVASYRITRYYRWSSRRRSVTWTVPATTTSLDFSLYPTGAVWHTGMSVTPIRADGAAGIGVKVSYI; this is encoded by the coding sequence ATGATGAAATCGATCCCTTTTCTAAAGTCATCACGCAAGCGAACTCGCAAAACAGGCAAGCGAGTCTTTCGTAGGAATTTGTCTACGGAGCGGCTTGAAAATCGTGCCCTACTAGCGGGAATCGTTTGGTCCGAAGGCCCGACACTACTGGAGCCTAGAGCGGAAGCCGTTGCGGTACAAACGGGTACCGATCGAACCTACTTACTTGGAGGAGGACTCAGTACAGTCGAAGTCCTTTCGAGTGCGACCGATCACTGGATCGCGGCACAGGGTTCCCCTAAGAACCCGACTGGCCCCGCTGCCACGTTTGTCGGCGGCAACGTTCTTGTTTTTGGTGGTCGATACGGCGATCAGGCGACCGAAGAAGCCTTCGACTACGACTATCTTGCCGGTGATAGCGAAGACATCGCAAACTTGCCAACTCCGCGGTATGACCACGCATTTGCGACCGATGGCCTAGGAGGCGCATTCGCGATCGGTGGCATCGAACGCTCCGGTGAACCGGTATTTGACATCGTCGAACGCTACGATTTGGCAGCAGACACTTGGACAGAAACGGCTCCTTTGCCTGAGCCACGAGTCAATGCGGTTGCAACCTATGATGGCAACGGCCACATCCTAGTCTTCGGCGGTTCGAGCGATGAAGCGGGCACAGCGCTGCAGTCCTCCGTTATTTCGTATGACGTCACGTCCGACCAGTGGACCACGCGAACATCGATGCCGGTCCCAACGACCGAAAGCGCGATCGCGGTAGATTCCGACGGGGTGATTTATCTGGTCGGAGGAAAGGATGCATCGGGTCCGACGGGAATCGTCCAAGTCTACGATCCACTCTCCAATTCCTGGAGCACTGAAACTGCGCTTCCGGCCCCGATCTACTCGGCAGCCGCCATGGTGGATTCGGATGACCGGCTCAATGTTATCGGCGGCTATTCTGATGACGGAACGACTCTCGGCGATACCTGGCGATCCCAACCGTTGCACCTGCCTGATGAAGTTCCCGTCATCACCACTCATGCGAAAACGTTCGGAGCTGCAGACCAAAGCTACGTCTACGACGTGAACGCCACAGGCAATCCCCCGCCAACCTACGCGCTGGTCTCTGCACCTGCAGGAATGAGCATTGATGGTCAAACGGGAATAATCACCTGGGCGCCGACCGATGCTCAGGTCGGAACACAATCCGTGATCGTTAGAGCGGAAAACCGAGCTGGCAGTTTCGACCAATCCTACGACATCAATGTGGCAGGCGATACAACAGCCCCGACGGTGCCGCAAAGTTTCCAAGTCACCAATGTTTCCGAAACAACAGCGGATCTTACTTGGGACGCGTCGTTCGATGCAAAAGGCGTCGACCACTACACAATCTATGTCGGGTACCGGTGCGGCTGGCGTGGTCGCAATACCTGCTACCGCGTCTTCGAAGATAACGTCATCGGAACCGGAATGACGCTTGCCGATCTAACCGGTTCATACAAACTGCGAGTCGCCGCATTTGATGCTGCCGGGAACAAATCCGGACTTTCAAGTCTAGTTGCCTTTAGCATGCAGACGCCTCCGCGATTGCTAAAGTACGATGTTCCAGGCTATCGAACCGCAGCCGATGCGACTGCCAACTTCGAGATGCGAACGCGGATCTATACGTCCGGCAATCCAGCCCCAACAATGCGTCTGGTGTCTGGACCAGAGAATCTTACTTTCGATCCCGCGACGGGACTGGTCAGTTGGACGCCGACTGCGACGCAACTTGGAACACATGAAGCGATCATCGAAGCAACAAATGAAGTCTCGACCGTTTCGTTGTCTCTGCCGATTACGGTAACAGCTGACTTGCCCGTTCTGAGCTTTTCAGCGTCTCCCGCTAGTGGTGTTGGTAGCATCGTCCCCAGAGAACCTGTCGTCATAACAACATTCGATGCCAGCAGAACGCCGTCAACATTCGAGATTCTGTCAGGGTCGACCGGTGCTGTGATTGACCCGCTAACCGGAGCCATCACCTGGACTCCGGAGTATGGAGACGTCGGCGTCACATCCATTGAAGTAAAGGCAACCAACGCCGCCGGTTCAACGATCAGCAATGCGTTGGTACATACTTCCTTCGTTTCGGAACCGACGAGTATCACCATTGCGGGCGATATGACGTTAGAGCCAACGGTGAGTTGGAATGCCCCGTCCGCAGGCGCCGTCGAGGAGATCGCAGGCTACAAAATTTTGCTCTATCGCCGCTACCGCTGGGGGCGTGCTTGGCGAACCGAACAAATAACAATTGACTCTGCAGGCACTTCAACGACAGCAGCTTTAACCGGAATGAAAGAGAATGTTCCGTATAAAGTTTATGTAACGCCATACGACGCTTTGGGCAACAATGGCATTCGAAGCAGCGAAGCTATCACGTTTTCTTATACGCCATCACTTCCTCGTCTGACGTACTCCATTGCCGGGTTCAATGATACGACATCAGTCGTGGCGCTACAGCCGATGACCATTCAGATCAGTGATATTAACCCAATGTCGGTGGGAACAACCTTTGAACTGGTGGCGGGCCCTTCCGGGCTTGCCGTTGACCGAACCACTGGGTTGGTCAACTGGACACCTGACCTCAGTGCATCGGGAACCACCATTAACGCGACAATTCGCGCTACGAACACGCTGGGCTCGCGAACCATCACCATTCCGGTCAACGTGCTCTTTTCTGGCTCGGTACTCAACCTGAGTGCTGTCCGTGACGGGAACACCGTGCATGCCTCATGGGATCCTCCGTCAACAAACGCGGATCCGGTAGCCTCGTACCGAATCACCAGATACTACCGCTGGAGCAGTCGTCGGCGATCAGTGACGTGGACGGTTCCCGCGACAACCACTTCGTTAGATTTCTCGCTGTATCCGACGGGTGCGGTTTGGCACACAGGGATGAGTGTCACGCCAATCCGAGCTGATGGCGCAGCAGGAATCGGCGTCAAAGTTTCATACATATGA
- a CDS encoding dockerin type I domain-containing protein encodes MRHRRTRLYRFETMENRLLLSADAGHNFLLPADVNNDHLVKPTDALAVINQLSQEEVKQEQNVSSDVRTADQSILEMFYDVNDDGMVSPSDALAIINQLANDFGSEHSSTLLSSELGFQARAELERRDSGSVTFEVRIVGAPAGAQYDVMIAEEPLGTMRINSRGQGEFERTYAATDVPAALLAADTSTSISIGDLVSSPLGELAQMEWSSDTAVNDSHEETEDEPEHRHGHREDQFEDELEHDDDSGSDSVQNHLSSRLEIEFNLSLSEKLELHVQGGPENDLLDVTVSGNTIGQLATNAFGNGELELEFDDENAPLPEVLSNVSDLTSITIENVFEGTLGELRSR; translated from the coding sequence ATGAGACACCGTCGCACCAGATTGTATCGTTTTGAAACGATGGAAAACCGTCTGCTTCTGTCCGCTGATGCGGGACACAATTTTCTGCTTCCAGCTGATGTGAATAATGATCACCTCGTAAAACCAACCGATGCGCTAGCGGTCATTAACCAGCTATCTCAAGAAGAAGTCAAGCAGGAACAGAACGTCTCAAGCGATGTAAGAACCGCTGACCAAAGCATTCTGGAAATGTTCTATGACGTCAACGACGATGGAATGGTTTCTCCCAGCGACGCCTTAGCAATCATTAACCAATTGGCAAACGATTTCGGGTCCGAACATTCGAGCACACTGTTGTCGAGCGAACTCGGATTTCAAGCACGTGCGGAATTGGAACGACGCGATAGCGGATCGGTAACATTTGAAGTTCGAATTGTCGGTGCACCTGCAGGTGCGCAATACGACGTGATGATTGCCGAGGAACCTCTGGGAACAATGCGAATCAATTCGCGAGGTCAAGGCGAGTTTGAAAGAACGTACGCTGCAACGGACGTACCTGCCGCATTGCTAGCCGCAGACACATCAACAAGTATCTCGATAGGCGATCTGGTTTCGAGCCCTCTTGGTGAGCTTGCCCAGATGGAGTGGTCCAGCGATACAGCTGTGAACGATTCTCATGAAGAAACCGAGGATGAACCAGAGCATCGACATGGCCACCGTGAAGATCAGTTTGAGGATGAACTCGAACACGACGATGACTCCGGGTCCGATTCAGTTCAAAACCATTTGTCATCCCGTTTGGAGATCGAATTCAATCTGTCGCTGTCGGAAAAGTTAGAGCTGCACGTGCAAGGTGGACCGGAAAACGACTTACTGGACGTTACCGTGAGCGGCAATACGATCGGCCAGCTCGCTACCAATGCTTTCGGGAATGGTGAACTTGAACTAGAATTTGATGATGAAAATGCCCCCTTGCCGGAAGTACTTTCGAACGTGAGCGACTTGACCAGCATCACTATCGAAAATGTTTTCGAAGGAACGCTTGGCGAGTTACGATCTCGCTAA
- a CDS encoding PEP-CTERM sorting domain-containing protein (PEP-CTERM proteins occur, often in large numbers, in the proteomes of bacteria that also encode an exosortase, a predicted intramembrane cysteine proteinase. The presence of a PEP-CTERM domain at a protein's C-terminus predicts cleavage within the sorting domain, followed by covalent anchoring to some some component of the (usually Gram-negative) cell surface. Many PEP-CTERM proteins exhibit an unusual sequence composition that includes large numbers of potential glycosylation sites. Expression of one such protein has been shown restore the ability of a bacterium to form floc, a type of biofilm.) yields the protein MTFRVLSLGIAILGSFIANDSTADVVFSTFGEGSQYGNDGVVVGGPSSTFYDRYAEQFFLDETGSDYLLETVTFAVLGDTPNMNAIVSILEDNGDFPDTSAGIVAQIEVDLPLNEISNQAIVVADFNEPTAFFSDIGLLSKGQSYWLTIEAKGSDEFMWADTTDFSKEGFQGVSQDGGPWQVLFRDASGPFPLAAYSISGVTVIPEPSGALAIFLGVAMFSCRRHRRRCPRQRELKVDKYYSE from the coding sequence ATGACTTTTCGCGTTCTATCCCTCGGAATTGCAATTCTGGGATCCTTCATTGCAAATGATTCGACCGCTGACGTGGTATTCAGTACTTTCGGTGAAGGTTCCCAATATGGAAACGACGGAGTTGTCGTTGGTGGCCCTTCATCGACCTTTTATGATCGATATGCCGAGCAGTTCTTCCTTGACGAAACAGGTTCAGATTACCTCCTCGAGACAGTCACGTTTGCTGTCCTTGGAGACACACCGAATATGAACGCGATTGTTTCAATTCTTGAAGACAATGGTGATTTCCCTGACACCTCTGCGGGGATTGTCGCCCAAATCGAAGTCGACCTTCCATTGAATGAAATTAGCAATCAGGCGATCGTCGTAGCGGACTTCAATGAACCGACCGCATTTTTCAGCGACATTGGTCTGCTTTCCAAGGGGCAGTCCTACTGGTTGACGATCGAAGCGAAAGGCTCAGACGAGTTTATGTGGGCAGACACGACAGACTTCTCCAAAGAAGGCTTTCAAGGTGTCAGTCAGGACGGTGGCCCCTGGCAGGTTCTATTCCGCGACGCCTCGGGACCGTTTCCATTGGCTGCCTATTCCATCAGCGGAGTAACGGTCATCCCAGAGCCAAGTGGAGCACTCGCAATCTTTCTGGGTGTCGCGATGTTTTCTTGCCGTCGCCATCGCCGTCGATGCCCCCGACAACGCGAGCTGAAGGTCGATAAATACTATTCGGAATAA
- a CDS encoding dockerin type I domain-containing protein: MDSQVTINRKSLDFFDGSGDTDTTPLDVLLILNHLASHSKITVSDSDRVRFDVSGDDVVAQNDALLVIKHLTQEENRLGKPTRLSVAGSKRGQSILSKSLIGLN; the protein is encoded by the coding sequence TTGGATTCACAAGTCACGATCAATCGAAAGTCTCTTGACTTTTTTGATGGCTCTGGCGACACAGACACTACTCCTCTAGATGTCTTGCTAATACTGAATCATCTTGCTTCACATTCGAAAATTACTGTGTCGGATTCTGATCGAGTTCGTTTTGACGTCTCGGGGGATGATGTTGTTGCACAAAACGATGCCCTGCTGGTCATCAAACATTTGACGCAGGAAGAGAACCGACTCGGAAAACCGACTCGGCTTTCAGTGGCTGGTTCGAAGCGGGGGCAATCGATTCTATCGAAGAGCTTGATTGGATTGAACTGA
- a CDS encoding serine/threonine-protein kinase, whose amino-acid sequence MNENHYSITSDATHEIELLLERFETARNEGPVSLIDYVPDKEAESYASVVTELSRIDLEHRFNEGLVPIAQQYIDQFPEVYEDLHWRTQVAFEEYRLRRRRGDDISKNAVGERYSVDGSHWPELPVGTDSGFRLQGSVQTLEQRGLNQVPKDNFPRVQDTFAGYRIVSQLGEGAFSKVFLARQPDLAERYVVLKVTQSPNRESDRLASLQHSAIVPVFSIHRDGNLFGICMPYLGATTLADLTTCGNEWASKNGVAQELVSTILEKRYSTIRSIQELNHSTRDVSSETDAKRSWPEATEYGPNDELRRYLGLTYVDALVSLVTEAVDGLAYAHQRGIVHRDLKPANILVTNDGNPVLLDFNLAVSKLESRSRIVGGTLPYMSPQQLQSLESGAEADFSDDVFSMGVILYELLTGHLPFRSPTFEKEISLQFLAKERETAPPSIRKFNANVSPGLESIVFHCLVAKPSGRYQNAGELLEDLQAHQKNQKLKYAPERSTAERIQKLTRRHPVIYSTSTVATLAAILLLAALIMLWQRSGRIAKMSLEAKVAELDRELPLVTINLTSPGRESELLLNGLEQGNQLLDAWHARETNWDANVEVQGLSAEARLKLRRDLGLLAFQMADASFHVARQSSSELSGRMLERAKSLNQLATQLDYGLAPLAKLQFDMLSGDTEETRVRIALPDNWKEDMRLATTWASKSADAEQWIRLTERQLQRQPTNVSYWVNLAFAYSRLGNDAAAISRFDIANRLRPDSVAILLNRGIHQMKIGDLTRAVADFSACLSMNPGMMVPRFNRAAAYDRMGKLEEARQDLNRLIDDGNVRTRIYLMRAKVLDELGEIELAKVDRHLARSVPPRDANDWNSRGVSRLGNDPQGALDDFEAALRIDGSNAEASMNAAHVYSAILDQPENAIGTLTQLIHHRPNLASAITSRGILYARQGQTKLAMEDAHAATLIEIGAREELQIAGIFALTSQHLDREVNVDRAFSWLSKSLKSDIAIVLLARNDPDLEPLKNDRRFRPMIEISMLIHANSNRP is encoded by the coding sequence GTGAACGAGAATCATTATTCCATCACGTCCGACGCGACACACGAAATTGAGTTGCTGTTGGAACGTTTCGAAACTGCTCGGAACGAAGGGCCTGTTTCCTTGATCGACTATGTGCCCGACAAAGAAGCAGAAAGCTATGCTTCGGTCGTAACCGAGTTGTCCCGTATCGATTTGGAGCATCGGTTCAATGAAGGTTTGGTACCGATAGCCCAGCAGTACATTGACCAGTTTCCAGAGGTCTACGAAGACTTGCATTGGCGGACGCAGGTCGCGTTTGAAGAGTATCGGTTGCGACGTCGACGTGGAGACGACATTTCAAAGAACGCCGTTGGTGAAAGGTATAGCGTCGATGGAAGCCATTGGCCAGAATTGCCAGTCGGAACCGATAGCGGATTTAGGCTGCAAGGCTCAGTTCAAACGCTCGAGCAAAGAGGTCTCAATCAAGTTCCGAAAGATAACTTTCCCCGTGTGCAAGACACTTTCGCCGGTTATCGCATCGTTTCTCAATTGGGAGAAGGCGCGTTTTCGAAGGTCTTTTTAGCGCGACAGCCGGACTTGGCGGAACGCTACGTCGTGTTGAAAGTAACTCAGTCTCCGAACCGTGAGTCAGATCGGCTTGCGTCACTGCAGCACTCTGCGATTGTTCCCGTCTTTTCGATCCATCGAGATGGAAATCTCTTTGGTATTTGCATGCCTTATCTCGGAGCGACCACGCTGGCAGATCTAACCACGTGCGGAAATGAGTGGGCTTCGAAAAACGGAGTTGCTCAAGAGTTGGTTTCGACCATTTTAGAAAAACGCTATTCAACAATTCGTTCGATCCAAGAATTGAACCATTCAACACGGGATGTCAGTTCCGAAACTGATGCGAAACGAAGTTGGCCGGAGGCGACCGAATATGGACCCAACGATGAGCTGAGACGCTATCTTGGGCTAACCTATGTTGACGCGCTGGTTAGCTTGGTAACGGAGGCGGTCGATGGGCTCGCTTACGCACACCAACGTGGTATCGTCCATCGCGATCTCAAACCGGCAAACATCCTTGTAACCAACGACGGGAACCCGGTCCTTCTGGACTTTAACCTCGCGGTTTCGAAGTTGGAAAGTAGGTCTCGCATTGTTGGCGGGACATTGCCGTACATGTCGCCGCAACAGTTGCAGTCTCTTGAGTCTGGCGCGGAAGCCGATTTCAGTGACGATGTCTTTTCAATGGGAGTCATTCTGTACGAGTTGTTGACAGGGCATTTGCCATTTCGGTCACCAACCTTCGAGAAAGAAATCAGTTTGCAATTTCTGGCAAAGGAACGTGAGACTGCTCCACCGTCAATTCGCAAGTTCAATGCCAATGTATCTCCGGGACTGGAATCGATCGTTTTTCATTGTTTGGTCGCTAAGCCAAGCGGTCGTTATCAGAATGCGGGAGAGTTACTCGAAGATTTGCAGGCCCATCAGAAGAATCAAAAACTGAAGTACGCGCCGGAGCGATCGACTGCCGAACGGATTCAAAAACTGACGCGACGGCATCCTGTCATTTATTCTACTTCTACCGTCGCGACATTGGCCGCCATTTTGCTTTTGGCGGCATTGATCATGCTTTGGCAACGCTCCGGCAGGATCGCCAAGATGAGTCTGGAAGCAAAAGTTGCAGAATTGGATCGAGAGCTTCCGCTGGTCACCATCAATTTGACTTCTCCAGGACGAGAATCCGAACTTTTGCTCAACGGGCTTGAGCAAGGAAACCAGTTGTTAGATGCTTGGCATGCCCGAGAAACGAATTGGGACGCCAATGTCGAAGTTCAAGGACTTAGTGCGGAGGCTCGGTTAAAGCTTCGACGGGATCTTGGACTGCTTGCATTTCAAATGGCAGACGCGAGCTTTCATGTCGCTCGGCAGAGTTCATCCGAACTATCTGGTCGAATGCTTGAACGTGCGAAGTCGCTAAATCAACTTGCAACTCAGCTAGATTATGGTCTCGCACCGCTGGCTAAATTGCAATTCGACATGTTGTCTGGAGACACCGAGGAAACTAGAGTCCGAATCGCTCTGCCTGATAATTGGAAGGAAGACATGCGGCTTGCGACCACATGGGCAAGCAAGTCAGCAGATGCTGAGCAATGGATTAGGTTGACTGAACGACAACTTCAAAGACAACCCACAAATGTGAGTTACTGGGTAAACCTCGCGTTTGCGTATTCGCGTCTTGGCAATGACGCCGCCGCTATTTCCCGCTTCGATATCGCAAATCGCTTGCGGCCCGATTCAGTCGCAATTCTATTGAACCGCGGAATTCACCAAATGAAAATAGGTGATTTGACACGCGCGGTTGCCGATTTTTCAGCCTGTCTATCGATGAACCCTGGAATGATGGTGCCGAGATTCAACCGTGCCGCTGCCTATGATCGGATGGGAAAGCTAGAGGAAGCTCGTCAGGATTTGAATCGGCTAATTGACGACGGAAATGTCAGGACACGGATTTATTTGATGCGTGCCAAAGTGCTCGATGAGCTGGGGGAAATCGAATTGGCAAAGGTGGATCGGCACTTAGCGAGGAGTGTTCCACCTCGCGATGCGAATGATTGGAATTCTAGAGGCGTGTCAAGGTTGGGCAACGATCCCCAGGGGGCGTTAGACGACTTCGAAGCGGCGCTGCGAATTGATGGTTCGAATGCTGAGGCTTCAATGAACGCGGCACATGTCTATTCTGCAATTCTCGATCAACCAGAAAATGCGATTGGTACGTTGACACAGCTAATCCATCATCGCCCGAACCTAGCGTCAGCGATTACATCACGCGGGATTCTCTACGCCCGACAGGGCCAAACAAAACTGGCCATGGAGGATGCCCACGCTGCGACGTTGATAGAAATTGGTGCACGAGAAGAGTTGCAAATTGCGGGCATCTTTGCTCTCACGAGCCAGCATTTGGACCGTGAAGTGAATGTCGATCGCGCTTTTTCATGGCTTTCAAAGTCGCTCAAATCGGATATCGCGATTGTGCTTCTAGCCCGAAATGATCCAGACCTCGAGCCGCTGAAAAACGACCGAAGGTTCCGACCGATGATCGAGATTTCGATGCTAATTCACGCCAATAGCAATCGACCTTAA